AGAGGGGATGGTATAGTAAACATACAATAATAAGCAATTTGATGGGTCTTATCAGATCTATCACATTGGAACATGAACATCAGGGTAGAGGTGTTGCCATCGAGGATCTTCTTCAGGTTTGCCATATGAATATTAGTTGGACAACTGTTTTTCCTGTATATTGCTACTGCTGTGCTTAATGGAAAATGCTTGCTTTCTTCCCATGTGTTGTTTATTGCTGAGTCATGGTTATTTCTTGTATGGTGCATCAATTTTGTTGTACGGCTGGAAAGTGGCAATCTAACTGGTTGTTTAGAGTATCCTTTTGATAtacaaatgacaaaaattacTTCCATGCTAGGCTGGTGTCCTGTCGCTGTTGCGGGGGATTAATAAATTTGATCATTCATGAGGATACCGTCTCTCAACTTACTCATATTTGTGGATCAAGGATGGCATTACAAAAGCGTTTGTGAGATACTCGAGGCTGATCCTTCTTCCTGCTTGAAATtctcttcacattttttttttcttgttttggattgAATGCAACAGGGCTTTCTGGAAAGTCGTTATATGAGCAACTATTGATGTGAATCTATCAATGTTTTACATAGGCATGTATATACACTGATTACCTGTGTCCCAAAAACAAATAAGCTATTTTCTGAAAATGCTGGAAGGATTCCAAGACCGGATGAAGTTGCTGAAATTGTTGGGTTGTCTGTTGAAAATCTATCAATGGTTCTACAGGTCTCTAAGGATCAGCCATTCCGCAGGGGCTCCTACATTACACACATGGTCAGATTTACAACATAgagttattattttttgaattattttttgtaCATAATAATATTTTGTCATGCGTAGCCAAGATTTTCATGAAGCGGGTCTCTGTTTGTGGCAGTCTCTTAGGCATGTTTATGGTTTTATAATGCAGCACTTGGTTCCTGATGAAGATGCTGAAACTGCCACAGAAATATTCATGAGAAAGCTTCTACGTGACGAGATGACTAAACTGATTGGATCTATTAGTCCCAAAGAAGCTGAAGTGTTGAGGTACAGATATGGCTTCCAGAACGACCGAACAATGACACTGCGAGTATGACATTCAAAATGGTATGGAAGAGTAGTCAAATAAGCGTAAACAACTCAAATCTTATTACAATTGCCTAAAAAAGCCACtatattttttgtcaaaatataCTTGTGAGAAAAAAGAGGAGGATGAACAACATATTGTTTGTCCTTGCCGGTCGAAGCATGATGAGATGTGCAATGCATGGCCCAACGGTGATCAGCACTGCAAGTGTTGTAAGAAGCACAAAGATGGCCAAAATGTGGTTAACGCGGACCTCGCTAATTTACAGATATCGAGCAAATAGTAGCTAGTAGgaatgagagagaaggaaaacaaggaCGAGCAAGCACAAGACTGTAAGCAAAGGGACGCAGAGCCAGTCAGCGGGTAGCTTTTCCACCAAGTAAATTGACACAAGACCAATAATCCCGCAGACCTGAACACCGACGAGCTGCATCTCGAGGGACTCGTAATTGGACATGACATGCTGTTGATGTGTCTCAATTTCCGAAGTAGAAGGATTCATCGTGGGCAAAGAGGCGGAAAcagtggaggaggaggaacgaGAGAAGCAGATGGGTATGTGAGGGAAGGGTTGCACGGAGGTAGGATGCTCTGGGCCAGGTACCAATTCGAGGTCATGAGAAGATGATCAGTACGATATCCTCGACCTCCATGATAGATAGTCGAGCAAACTTTTCAAGGACAGAGATAAGTACGATATCTTCTAAACCTTCACTACAACCCTGTTCAGAACGGCCCTGCATCTAAGATTTGGGCCCTCGATGTTGTTCTCTTATTTGGGCTTAGTTTTAACTGGCAAGCCGGGGTCACATGATCGTCACAAGAGGGTAAGTAGAGAGCCAGAAGTAAGCAAAACTACCCTAAGGTCATGGGGTCCACTTGACTCGGCCCCTACGTGACAAGCCGCAAGAGTCACTAGGCCTGTAAGTGCTATGAAGCTCACGCAAGTGAAAGGATGAGTAGGAGTTGTCCCTTATGTTGGCCCATTATTGATAAATGAAAGCCTTAATCAATAATGAGTCAACACAAGGGACAACTCTTACTCATCCTTTCACTTGTGTGAGCTTCATCGCACTTACGGGTCTAGTAGCTCTTGCGGTTTGAAATGTAGGGGCCGAGCCAAGTGTGTCTCGTGACCCTAGGTTAGTTTTGCTTAGTTCTGGTTCTCTACTTGCCCTCTCGTGACGGTTATGTGACTCCGGCTTGCCAGTTAAAACCAGACCCAAATCAGAGAACAACATCGAGGGCCCAAATCTTAGATGTAGGGCCATTCTGGACAAGGCTGCAGTGAAGGTTCAGAAGATGTCTTACTTATCCCTGTCCTTGAAAAGCCTGCTCG
Above is a window of Nymphaea colorata isolate Beijing-Zhang1983 chromosome 8, ASM883128v2, whole genome shotgun sequence DNA encoding:
- the LOC126410294 gene encoding uncharacterized protein LOC126410294 isoform X2, which translates into the protein MNIRVEVLPSRIFFRLVSCRCCGGLINLIIHEDTVSQLTHICGSRMALQKRLHVYTLITCVPKTNKLFSENAGRIPRPDEVAEIVGLSVENLSMVLQVSKDQPFRRGSYITHMHLVPDEDAETATEIFMRKLLRDEMTKLIGSISPKEAEVLRCLNLIIF
- the LOC126410294 gene encoding uncharacterized protein LOC126410294 isoform X1; the protein is MNIRVEVLPSRIFFRLVSCRCCGGLINLIIHEDTVSQLTHICGSRMALQKRLHVYTLITCVPKTNKLFSENAGRIPRPDEVAEIVGLSVENLSMVLQVSKDQPFRRGSYITHMHLVPDEDAETATEIFMRKLLRDEMTKLIGSISPKEAEVLRLWYDAIKRGKASYWRCPKGTLSLFHEMQLPSMTK
- the LOC126410294 gene encoding uncharacterized protein LOC126410294 isoform X3; its protein translation is MNIRVEVLPSRIFFRLVSCRCCGGLINLIIHEDTVSQLTHICGSRMALQKRLHVYTLITCVPKTNKLFSENAGRIPRPDEVAEIVGLSVENLSMVLQVSKDQPFRRGSYITHMHLVPDEDAETATEIFMRKLLRDEMTKLIGSISPKEAEVLRFSPCE